The sequence below is a genomic window from Haloferax mediterranei ATCC 33500.
CGCCGAATGATTCGCATCGGCGAGTCGCAGTCGGGACAGGACCATTCCCCGTCGAATCGGTCTTTCACGCGGTCGTCCAGCGGGTCGCACTGACGGTCGATACAGACCTCGAACGTCGCTCCGCGCTCGGTGCGCATGAGGGGCAGGCCGCAGTCGTCGCACGTCTCGTCGAGGACGGTTGCACCGGCGGGGAGTCGGAACTCGGTTCCCGAGTCGAGGCCGACGACGGCCCCGTTTGTCCGGACTAACGGCTCACCGGTTTTGGGGTGCGAACCGACCGGGATGCCGGCCTCGCTCGCAGGGTACTCGGCACGACCGGTCACGTCGTTGGACTCGACGGTGAGAACCTGCTCGCCCGCGTGGGCGACGAGACCGAACGACCCCGGCCCGGATTCGACGGTCAGCGAGTCGGCACGGGTGAGCCACGCGACGGGTTGGTAACCGGATACGTCGTGGACGAGGACGGTTCGGTCGGGCTTGACGACGACGACGACCCGGCCGCGCTGGGTGCGGTCGCGGGAGCCTTCGAAGTGGACGGTACAGTCTCCGGCGAAGACGCGGATAGATTCCATGCGCGGGGATGGTCTCGGGTTCGCGCTTCAACCTTCGCGCGAAGGTTAAACAGGCATGCCGCGGCACGAAGGACTTTGGTCGGTCGCGCCACAGGGCGAGGCATGGACGCGAACGTCGTGCTGTTCGACATGGATGGTGTGTTGGTCGACTCCGAGCAGTACTGGCACGCCTTCGAGGACGACTGGGTGTTCGCCGAGGCCATCGAATCCGGCGACCCCGCCCACGAGGAAATCACGGGCATGAGCTTCCGCGAGATATACGAGTATCTCGACGAGCAGTACGGAGCAACCGTCTCGAAAGACGAGTTCATCGCGGCGTACCACGAGAATGCGGAGGACCTCTACGGCGAGAACGTCGTCCTGATGGACGGCGCAGAAGCACTCTTTTCGGACCTCCGCACGGCGGGCAAGAAGGCCGCCATCGTCTCGTCGGCCCCGCAAGCGTGGATTTCGACGGTCCGCGAACGTTTCGACCTCGGCCCGCTCGACCTCGTGCTCTCCGCCGACGACATCGACAAGCCCGGAAAGCCGGAGCCACACATCTACGAGCACG
It includes:
- a CDS encoding Sjogren's syndrome/scleroderma autoantigen 1 family protein codes for the protein MESIRVFAGDCTVHFEGSRDRTQRGRVVVVVKPDRTVLVHDVSGYQPVAWLTRADSLTVESGPGSFGLVAHAGEQVLTVESNDVTGRAEYPASEAGIPVGSHPKTGEPLVRTNGAVVGLDSGTEFRLPAGATVLDETCDDCGLPLMRTERGATFEVCIDRQCDPLDDRVKDRFDGEWSCPDCDSPMRIIRRSGRLLAGCDAYPECETAFSVPAGVVVDDCECGLPVFETERGRRCLDSTCEFA
- a CDS encoding HAD family hydrolase, whose protein sequence is MDANVVLFDMDGVLVDSEQYWHAFEDDWVFAEAIESGDPAHEEITGMSFREIYEYLDEQYGATVSKDEFIAAYHENAEDLYGENVVLMDGAEALFSDLRTAGKKAAIVSSAPQAWISTVRERFDLGPLDLVLSADDIDKPGKPEPHIYEHAAAELGVAAEDCIVVEDSVNGIEAAARSGAYTIAYRVDHNAELDLSLADEIVDGPEELRAALLGEN